TTACTCTTGCATTCAAATTCTATTGTCCTTTCAGCTGTTTTTATCCCAAAGTATGCCCTTGGTTTGCTTCCATCTTCCCTCTCCCTTCCCGGCCAGGCTGGGATGTCACAGTAGACTCCAGAGACTACACCTGCATTCATCACAGTGCAGCATCACAGTTGACGGGGGCAGAAGTTAATGTGAAATATTTGTTATGGGTATGAGAATGTTCTtacatttcttctttttcgtAAATGTTCCCGCCATGTGCTTGCTTTTCATTTTGGCTACAACCTGTTATCATTCGAAGTAAGCTGATCAAATTCATTTATTgattttagtgtttttttttctttttcaaatttttgtatctttggCTTGTTTACCTGCCCATTTGAATTAATGTTGAAAGAAACTCGCTTCCAGTGGAGATCACCTGCATTCAAAAGTTACATTACTGTGAGTTTCACATTAGCCATCGAATTTATCCATGAATTCGGTTAGCTTAATTCACTATTGCTGCATGAATGTATCTTGGTAATGTCCTTTGTTTACCTTTCCTTGTACGTTTGAGGAGTTCACCTCCTCTAGTGACAAAGTTCAGTGCTGAATTTGATTCTTTTCCTTCAAGTTTTTCGTCAGCCAGAACCAAGTTCGTGCCTCCGTACTCCTTTTGCAGCCTTACCTTAAGTGTAGCAGCTCCCCGCAAAGCTGTAACTCATGGATCAGAATAAAGTTGAACCAAAACTTGTGGTGTCGATATGTTTTAAACTAGTTTGTGATTAGCTTTATTGTGGTTTGAGTGTtgagtttgtttggtttgaaattttggggaaaATTGTTGAGCCAAGGATTTTTGTTCTAAAATGATGGAATTTAGTATAAGCTTTGTAGAGGCTTAGTGATACCTGTAGCTGCTCCAGCAGTTAAGGTCATGATATCTCCATTCGTCCTTGCATTTACTGCAGAGTTGACAACTGATAGAATGTGGTCATGATCAGCTCCCATTTCCTCCGCAATCTCAATGCAACGCGACGCTACAAGAGCAGCCGCAGATGCTAGTGCAGCTGATGTTTCGGTCCTCAGCTCCGATATTAGTGGCGCTTTCTGGTGGGCCGCTGAAGTTTCAGGCAATGCAGTTGAAGCTGCAACTGCTGCTACAGCAGCAGCAACCCCAGCCACAGAAACAGCTGCATGCAACTGAGCATTTTGGGTTCTGAGTTCCTGCTTCTTCCTCTCCTTTTGATCTTTCAACCACCTTCCCATTGTTTTCCCTCGCAAAATGCTCTTGTATAGCTGCAGAGAAACAACAATGAGGAATTGGGAAATCACAATGATGAGGCTGATTGGTGAAAAGTGAATAGAATTACCCCATTATTGAGCAATTGCTGTTGAGTGGAAAGGAAATCTGGGTGGAGTGCTTGATGCAGTAAAAATAACTCCTGCATATATTAACCAGCTGTAAAAAGTTCATGTCTCTACTTGTGTTGGGGGACAAGATTCGAAGTTGGGACCTCTCTCTCAACATTATCGAAGAAAAATACCACTAAATCAATATCCAGTTGATTGTTTTTATTGTGCTTCAGTGTATATTTTATTGGGAAAAGTTATCTTTTCGTAATCAAGTATAAATGACAAGAAAGTTGGTAAGCAATTATAGACTTAGTTTAAAATCATGCGCTCGTGCACATAAAACATCATGGTGATCCTACACTCTCAAAATTAAATATCATAAAATCATAGACCACCCAAGCAGAAattgtaatgttttttttttcagtaaattgaaaagaaaaaaaaaaaagtgaatttcAACCAAAGGGtggtaaaatatttttacttaCATTTGAAGCTTTAGAATTTTgaccaacaaaacaaataggagagagagagagagagagagagagagagagagagagtaccttCATTTCTTCACTGTCTCTGGGTGAAATTGGAGGGCTACCCCCACTTGGCTGAAGTAGCCGTATTGGATCATAgcaaacacacaaacatataACCCCAttaaagaaaacccaaaaataccaaaaaataaataaagattttCTTATAGTCATACATAAAACACTTGTTTggacatataaataaattctaatATCTTTGTTAACTTGTTAAGTAGGAAACTAAATTAACTTACAGGCTCTCCTAAACGCATGAAAACTGTATCATGTGAACCAACACCATCAGAAGAAGTGAAGGCAGACTTGTTGTTGTCAAGATTTTTAGAAGCAACATTAACATGAGTGTGGGAAAGAGCTTTGGAGAGCTCCATGGCAGAGAGGCTCCATGATCTGGCCAGAAACTCCATGGACTCCGTTGGAGTTTCCGGTGGTGGGGCACAAGCCTCGCCTGCCCAACTCATGCCACCATTTTCGTCTATGTCCTCTAGCCCCCCATGCATCCCCTGTGTTGTTGGGCACTTCAAACCGCAAGAGCTCACTAAAACACCATGAAAAAACACACACGCATACACACACTCAGAGAGTTAGAGTTAAGAGTTAAGAGccaagccaaaaaaataagtctagttttcttcttttttgggttcttgCTTACTTTTTTTGAAGCCCAATAGTGGAAAGGAGGAATGAGGAGATGAAGATTGAAGAGGAAGGGTACAATACAGTGCCTATTTAACAAGGTTGCAAAAGTGAGTTgcatggtttttatttatttatttatatttaattttaaattttgtccCCATCACAAAATtgttgccttttcttttcctcctcaCACTCACTTCATTTGTGTGTGCTTTATGCATTTATGGGTAAAGACCCCATTTTTTCAGCGGCCTGTTCATGATTACCAGGCTAAGGTTCCTTTTGACACCACCATTATCAAAGCTTAATTTAATAAAGCAAAATTATTCTGAGGGGCCCTTTTGCACCCAGCGGCACATCACATTGCCTTCTGGTTCTGGATCGTAACCCTAGGATCAAACCCTAAGGTTTAAGAAAGTAAATGATGCTTCCATTGATTAGCTTCGTCCTCGGTTTCTTATTTAGATCGATGAGAGAAATTCTGCAAATGTGTCCCGCATCGAGGTCTAAAGTAACTTCTGTCTAAAGCTGATCTCTTTTCACTTTCTTTCACTCGTAACTTTTACTGTAGCtcagaataaaattttgaaaagaaaaaaacaaaggacaAACTTTGAGGCAAGCACCCTGGGCCCACCAACAGCCCCTAGAATATAATCTGACTTCGGACAGCGGCATGGTTTAGTGGTGATACAACTTAATTGTTTGAAGACCCACGCACCCAGCTGAGGGTATGGTACAACTTTCATCATTGCTTGGAGCCTAAATCATGGGTTTTAAttgagagtgagagtgagagagagcaCCAACAATTTCTGAGGTCCCAATcgattatttatttttatcgtAAATTTTGTGATTTGCATAACTTAGCTTAATTTAAATCACCCCCTAGCCTCTGTGCTTTACGAGGTTGATTCATACTTGCAATTTCCAACCTATACAAGTCAAAAATTAGCTATTAATAAAAGACAAGTGTAGAACAAGAAacagaggaggaggaggagagacgCAGAAAAAGATTGGCAGGAATCTGAGGGATAGGGTTCCGTAATTAGAAGTACGAAAATCATAATCAAGTGACTCCAACCCTGCTTCAAATCATGGATTATTAAAGCTTTTAAATACAGAACTCGAAAGAATTTAACAACCGATAGATAGAAGGATCTCTAATACCCTCCTTCAAATCGACATCGAGACAGCCAATGAAGTTGTCCCATTCATCCTCTATAACATCTCATATCAAGATCtgaagcaaagaaaaatagCATCAATGAGCACTTGTGTAGAAATCAAGCAAAAGAAGTCCATAAGTTAACATTTTTCCACATAGAAACGCCTTGAGAAGAGATCAATATAGTTGATACCTGAAATACTAGTTTTACTCTTTTTCCAGATTCTGAAGAGCCTGGGTGAACATCCAGGGCTTTGATCCGAAAAAGATACAGCAATAAGAACAGAAAGCAACTCAATCCTGAATTGAATGAAATACATGGTCAAAACAACCAAATAGCACCGAAGTAAAAATTTATCATCTATTATCAGAATAATGGAAGCTACACTGTACACATCATCCACACAACATGATATGGGCTTAGTCATTTTTGCCACCTATGCACGCGAAAAGTCCAAGCTTCGGAGGTGAGCTTCAAGCGCATCCAGTGTGTTCATGCTTTTCCAGTCACATTTTTCTCATATGTTATGACATCTGACATGGAAGAACGAGAGCAATCCAAACTTCATGACATTTGCTACAGCAAGATGCATGCTTTGAGTAATCTCCTTCAGAATCTGTAGCTGAAAAACAAACCAAGGCTGAATCTCTTGTAAAAAACCATGCAGGTTTTGAGCAATTATATTCCATATGATACAAAACTTAAGCACATAAAAGATAGTTTTATGCAATAGAAAACTGCATACCTATTACTTTGAGGAAGAAACCTGGTTTATTGATGGCATCCAACTGCTTGAAGCACCATTTTGGTTCCCAACTCCACGACCTAAGTTTGCATTTTCAGCCGGCCCCTCTggttttttataattttttctgaGAGCATACGTAGAAGATGGCATCGGCACATTGCTCACATGCTGTACCAATTACAAAAAAGGTCACGATCTACATTCGCCCAGTACAGTATTCACAACACAACAACATAACATGCAACAGATGAGAACATCTTCCATGCAAACAAGAGCAGATACTTGATAAATACGCAAACAAACCATGATACGATTTACAGTTCAGGTTACATACATGTTTTTCAACCAGATTATTAGCACCTAAATTCTGGGCTGTTGACGATCTAAATTGCATATGAACATCTGGATGAGCAAGATTACTCGACCGTCTACGGTCTGCGACCTCAGCTGATCCAGAAACATCATTAACTCCTgaaatccataaataaaatgtaAGAACTGAGAATAGTCAGTAAACCaacattttatatataatcagACTTCTCTAGTAATGCAAGCAAGGCTCTGAGATACCAAATGCTTTCTCAATACACTTATTTAAGGCCAATCGCATCAAGATTTGGTTCACTAACTACCCTGGAAATCAAGAGCAAACTGGAATTCTGGACCTTACCTTTAAGTCTCATCGCATCCATAGGCACTGGTCGACTGCTAGCCGCTGCTCGACCGTTAGTCGCTACAGCTGGCTGGACACCCTAGATAGAgttagaaggaaaaaattaaaattaaaataaataaataaataaaacaaaaaaaacatgtaagATTGAATATATCAGTACTTAAATACAAAACATATTTGAAGcaaaattaaatacataaaagaaacagaacaTGGTCCCATGCTGAAGCAATTAATAGGAGAttgtaagaaaagaaaattcatgaAGATACTAACAGATGATTGACCCTGGGTCCTTGTCTGTTGTGCCTGATGGTATTTTAGAATTGTCCAGTCAAATACATAATCAAAATCATACCCTGCAAAACAAGGAAGATAATTTATAAACACCAAAATATATGATCAAAGTTttccatgaagaaaaaagCTCATGTGTTCGAAGCATCAACTTGCCAGATGATGAGGGTTGCATTTTTTACACCCAATTAATTTTGCAGGATATAGAATATGGTGAAAAGTGTGAAATAAATATCATACCTTCACGGCTGAATAAGTCACGAAACAGGCGCTTCAAGAATGCATAATCCGGGCGTTGATCAAATGTTAAAGAGTGGCAATAATGGAAGTAGGATGCAAACTCCACAGGATGAGACTTACATAGGACCTTGAAAACAGATTTTACAATCAGTTCGTTATGATCCCCCCAATTCACAAGATGCAAAACTATCACCTAATGGAAAGTGGCACATACCTCAATGGGAGTTGATAGCTTCTTCTCACAAATCTTATCATATTTTTGCTTCTTCGTTGCAGCCTTAAGACCCTGCCAAGGAAGGCTAAATGCAGAAACCAATCAGTCAGTCAGGCCATGAAATAATATAGTACTTCGTTATCTGGTCAAAACATTGTGCAAACCATACAAGTCatcaaaatgacaaaaattctAACTGGAACTCCAGTGGAAATTCTCTTCTGAAATGTGGTATTGACTTTACTACATACCTTCCTCTTAAGAAGTACAGAAGAACATAGCCAAGTGACTCCAAATCATCGCGACGACTCTGATCTAAAACAATGAAACAACAGAATGAGGAAGCAGACAGCCAAGCATATCGAAAACAACAGACTTAAGTACCTCTCTACTTACCAATTCCCAAATGGGTATTGCAACTAGCATAACGTGCAGTTCCTGTTaagcttttgttttctctgcATGATTTCATCaaggaaaatagaaaattaggcCAAACATGGTTATTGAATAAACAAAGGAAGTAGAAAAATTATGCTAAACTGTTGGTGAATAAACAATTCAGAGATGCATTTTCATAGAATTGTATCTTGTTATGTAAACAAAGAAACTTGCCAGCTTATAATTGAATTTCAGTCAAGTATCAACAAAAGGAATTCTTTACATAATCTCAGATTATGTGGC
The window above is part of the Prunus dulcis chromosome 1, ALMONDv2, whole genome shotgun sequence genome. Proteins encoded here:
- the LOC117616655 gene encoding VAN3-binding protein, with protein sequence MSSCGLKCPTTQGMHGGLEDIDENGGMSWAGEACAPPPETPTESMEFLARSWSLSAMELSKALSHTHVNVASKNLDNNKSAFTSSDGVGSHDTVFMRLGEPPSGGSPPISPRDSEEMKELFLLHQALHPDFLSTQQQLLNNGLYKSILRGKTMGRWLKDQKERKKQELRTQNAQLHAAVSVAGVAAAVAAVAASTALPETSAAHQKAPLISELRTETSAALASAAALVASRCIEIAEEMGADHDHILSVVNSAVNARTNGDIMTLTAGAATALRGAATLKVRLQKEYGGTNLVLADEKLEGKESNSALNFVTRGGELLKRTRKGDLHWKRVSFNINSNGQVVAKMKSKHMAGTFTKKKKCVVSGVYCDIPAWPGREREDGSKPRAYFGIKTAERTIEFECKSKGDKHLWTEGIHHMLNFMPT
- the LOC117616653 gene encoding casein kinase 1-like protein 4, producing the protein MERIVAEKYKLGRKIGSGSFGELYLATHIETGENLAAKIENNKTKHPQLLYEAKLYKTLQGGSGIAGIKWAGFDRDDNVLIIDLLGPSLEDLFVYCGRKFSLKTVLMLADQMITRIEYVHSKGFLHRDIKPDNFLMGLGRKANQVYIIDFGLAKRFRDQNTNRHIPYRENKSLTGTARYASCNTHLGIDQSRRDDLESLGYVLLYFLRGSLPWQGLKAATKKQKYDKICEKKLSTPIEVLCKSHPVEFASYFHYCHSLTFDQRPDYAFLKRLFRDLFSREGYDFDYVFDWTILKYHQAQQTRTQGQSSGVQPAVATNGRAAASSRPVPMDAMRLKGVNDVSGSAEVADRRRSSNLAHPDVHMQFRSSTAQNLGANNLVEKHHVSNVPMPSSTYALRKNYKKPEGPAENANLGRGVGNQNGASSSWMPSINQVSSSK